The following are encoded together in the Candidatus Krumholzibacteriia bacterium genome:
- a CDS encoding DsbA family protein, whose product MKLDWAMLQTPARWNAWIGVAVALSASPAHGQDVPWGRIADARGLSKEQRGVAEEVLRTARCYGGCEGTVLECLVAGDSIGTRLANFVARRAAANRPAENILTSITNRKQSAFPAQTFHPDLSGLVPSGSVDAPVQVVIFADFACPVCKVAVSALHEISLSMPDSVCLWFKTFPLAQEARSIPAALAYLAADRQGLGWEMINMLFEHGADLSDEALDACAATVGLDLERYRADLQSEELLARVRAEKREGVSFGISTTPGILVNGKLYRGIKTRVELLDRIEEELWILAAGR is encoded by the coding sequence GTGAAACTGGATTGGGCGATGCTTCAGACACCCGCCCGATGGAACGCATGGATTGGTGTTGCGGTCGCGTTGTCGGCTTCGCCGGCCCACGGGCAGGATGTTCCCTGGGGTCGCATCGCCGATGCGCGCGGGCTCAGCAAGGAGCAGCGCGGCGTTGCCGAAGAGGTGCTCCGCACGGCGCGCTGCTACGGCGGCTGTGAAGGGACGGTTCTCGAATGCCTCGTCGCCGGTGATTCCATCGGAACCCGCCTCGCAAACTTCGTGGCACGCCGCGCGGCGGCCAATCGCCCGGCCGAGAACATCCTCACCTCGATCACCAACCGCAAGCAGTCCGCATTTCCGGCGCAGACGTTCCACCCCGACCTGTCCGGACTCGTTCCCTCGGGGAGCGTGGACGCGCCCGTCCAGGTGGTGATATTCGCCGACTTCGCGTGCCCGGTGTGCAAGGTTGCGGTGTCGGCATTGCACGAAATCAGCCTGTCGATGCCCGACAGCGTCTGCCTCTGGTTCAAGACCTTCCCGCTCGCCCAGGAGGCGCGCTCGATTCCGGCGGCGCTCGCCTACCTCGCCGCGGACCGTCAGGGGCTGGGTTGGGAGATGATCAACATGCTCTTCGAGCACGGGGCCGACTTGAGCGACGAGGCGCTCGATGCCTGTGCCGCGACCGTCGGACTCGATCTCGAGCGATACCGCGCCGACCTTCAATCCGAAGAGTTGCTCGCGCGGGTGCGCGCGGAGAAGCGCGAGGGGGTCTCGTTCGGCATTTCAACCACGCCGGGAATCCTGGTGAACGGCAAGCTCTACCGGGGGATCAAGACCCGGGTGGAACTCCTCGATCGGATCGAAGAGGAACTCTGGATTCTCGCCGCCGGCAGGTGA
- a CDS encoding ATP-binding protein encodes MATNPCHCGYHGSKVKQCKCSPLQRESYIGKISGPLLDRIAIHLTVQAVDVEMWKSTATGMNSATMRDMVTRARAIQAERFNDVDGVDCNARLPDGLFATFCAMDSSAEALFVKAQKSLMVSARARGHIVRVARTIADLDGSEAITVRHLMEAVGYRGDTPVE; translated from the coding sequence ATGGCAACGAACCCCTGTCACTGCGGCTACCACGGGAGCAAGGTGAAGCAGTGCAAGTGCTCGCCGCTGCAGCGCGAGAGTTACATCGGAAAGATCTCGGGTCCGCTGTTGGATCGCATCGCGATTCACCTGACCGTGCAAGCGGTGGACGTGGAGATGTGGAAGTCCACCGCGACCGGAATGAACAGCGCCACCATGCGCGACATGGTCACGCGCGCGCGCGCGATTCAGGCCGAGCGGTTTAACGATGTCGACGGCGTCGACTGCAACGCGCGGCTCCCCGACGGGTTGTTCGCCACATTCTGCGCGATGGATTCCTCCGCCGAAGCGCTGTTCGTAAAGGCGCAGAAGTCACTCATGGTGAGTGCCCGCGCACGCGGTCACATCGTCCGCGTGGCGCGGACCATCGCGGACCTGGACGGCAGCGAGGCCATCACGGTGCGCCACCTCATGGAGGCGGTGGGATACCGGGGCGACACACCAGTCGAATAG